CTTCTCGAACGGTTGGAGGCTCCGGATTTTGATAAGGTAGTATGTATTGCTAGGCAAGTCTGGCTGAGACGAAATAAGATGGTGCTTGAGGATGTGTTTACCCCTCTGAAGACTGTTGTTCAAATACCAACTGATCAACTAGAGTTTCATTTAAAAGTGACTCAAGGGGTGAACAACGGTAGGAGGAAGGTCGGTCAACAAACAATAGACGCTTGGAAAGCACCACCTGAGGGGACAGTGAAGCTCAACCAGGATGCGGCTGTTGACAAGCAGAAAAAGATAATAGGAGTAGGGGTTATGGTACGTGACTACATTGGTGGGGTGTTAGCTATCCAGTGTTTGACATGTCCTTATATTAGCGACCCAATGGTGGTGGAAGCTATTGCGGTGTGGATAGCAGTGGTGCTCGTGGGATTGTTGGGACTCATGGATATCATCCTTAAAGATGACTCTCTTGAGGTAGTGCAAGTGGTAAATTACAAATCTGagtaactttatttttcagTAAATTACATTTCACCCTTCACACTACCAGAATTTCATAAAACAATGacaattaaattaatcataagGGAAAAATTACATtctgaaaagaataaaaataggATATGTgacaaaaaatgatgataaGTATAGACGCATCCATTCATCGAGATGCTTATCGTCCCATTCCCAAACAAGGATCGGGATCCCCTTGAAGGAATTCGAGGGGCTCAAATTATGGATTTGGTGATCCAATGGTCCAGaacaatttactaaaaaaataataataaaatattacttttatttaaaaaaaataaaataaaattaataaaaaacttgaaaaaatttgtaaatttttttgtggTAGCTGGCCATCCTaggtggtggccggccaccactaTTAGAGGCTAGGGGTAGCTTTGACCACTCTAGACTGTTTagggtggtcgaagccacccctTGACCCTTAGGAGTGGTTTGGCAACCCTCaagggctaaaaaaaaaaaaaaaaaaaattaggtgaTTGAGACCACACGAAATTTGTGGAGTTGGGGGTGTGGAAACCACCAAGGGCCAatgtgctaatttttttttttttagcccttGGGCCACCTCGGACCGGCGGTCTGGGGTGGCTAGAGTTTAAACAATGGTGGTCGGCcactataaaaaattttacaaattttttattaatttattttaaaataaaaataatattttattattattttttaagtagaTTGTTCTGGACCATAATTTGAGGCCTCGAATTCCTTCCCGGTCCTCCCAAACAAAGACTCCCCTGACCCTCCTACAAAGTCGCGCACGAACCGAAGATTCCAGAACCCCCCTCTCACGCCTACTCGCCAGAACTCTCTCGTCCTTTTCCTTCATTTATAAGCTCACTACCCCTTTTCCATTTCTTCCCAAACCCTCCTACGCTCTCTACACGCAACCCCTTTGCTTTCGATTTCTCTGATTCCTTCCATGGCCGAAGAAGCCAAAGCGAAGGGCAACGCTGCCTTCTCCGCCGGAGACTTCTCTAACGCTGTCCGCCACTTCACGGAGGCCATCGCTCTCGCCCCGACCAACCATGTCCTCTACTCCAACCGCTCCGCCGCCTACGCCTCTCTCCAACAATACTCCGAGGCGCTCGCCGACGCCGAGAAGACCGTCGAACTGAAGCCCGACTGGTCCAAGGGCTACAGCCGGCTTGGCGCCGCCCACGTCGGCTTGGGCCACTACCACGACGCCATTGACTCGTACAAGAAGGGCCTCGAGTACGACCCCAACAACCAGGGCCTCAAATCTGGCTTAACCGACGCCCAGGCCGCGGCTTCCCGTTCCCGCGCAGCGCCGCCGGCGGGAAACCCCTTCGGCGACGCGTTCTCGGGGCCAGAGATGTGGGCCAAGCTCACCGCCGATTCTAGCACCAGAGCCTACCTTCAGCAGCCAGATTTCGTGAAAATGATGCAGGAGATCCAGAAAAACCCTAGCAATCTCAATCTCTATCTCAAAGACCAGAGGGTTATGCAATCGCTTGGGGTTTTGCTCAACGTAAAGTTCCGTACGCCCACGTCGGAGGACATGGACATACCGGAGTCTTCCTCACCACCGCCGGCGGCGGCGGAGAGGAAGAGGCCTGCGGAGGCTGAGCCGGTGAAGGAACCGGAGCCGGAGACGATGGAGCTGACAGATGAGGAGAAGGAGGCGAAGGAGAGGAAAGCGCAGGCGCAGTTGGAGAAGGAGCAGGGCAATGCGGCGTATAAGAAGAAGGATTTCGATGCAGCGATTGCGCACTATACGAAGGCCATGGAGTTGGACGATGAGGACATTTCCTATATCTTGAATCGTGCCGCTACTCATCTGGAAATGGGTCAGGTATGCCAATGAATCTGGTTTACAGAACTTCCTTTTGGACCTGGTTTTCccatttctttaatttgttattatgcTTGCTTTTGGTTACAATTTAGTTTATGTACTCATGTTGCATTTGACTGAGACTACGAATGCCTCAATATTACCATCTTAAATGGTTGTATGTGCGTATGTATAATTTGAACTCTGTTGCTCCCCAGTATGTGTCAAACAAGCTCGAAAGTAAAGATTGGTGGTCTTTTAAGGTGCATTTACAAAGACATGATGGGTCTAATGTGGAAGGCGATTACTGGGAATTTTGATTTGTTGTCCAGATGTtttgggatttttgtttttagtactGCTGGTAATGATTTAGGAATATGGTTGGGCTAGGAAGAAGCAACTTTAGCCATTAACCAGTGGTACGTACTTTAAAATGAGGTTATTCGATATACCTAACTCCAAGTGGATAGGCAAGCGGATCTCCTATAGGTTGGATGCACTGCTTGTCTTACCGCCCATGTCCAATGCACAATCTCACAAACTAGAGCTCTTCTTTCTCACATAGAATTTTCAAACTTCAAGTTCTAGGATTGTTGATGGTAACCCTCAAGATAATAAATGTAGAGAGGGAGAGACTAAATGTTTTCCCTGTTTTCGAAGTGTGTTCATGAAAGTACGTTTTTATAGCCAACATTGTTTCTCTACTGGTGTCCTAAAGAAGGGAGTATAGGGAGATTTATCGACTCATAATAGTAAAGTTCTATTCCAATCCAAATTAGTGGGGAGTTATCAAATAACCACCTCACCTACTCTTTGATCTCAATTTGGATTCTAGCTCTACCAACCCATGTGGACATTCCATTAATTTCCAACATCTCTCACTTGTCCACATTGGGCACCATATCCATGAACTGTCTCCTTGTCTACTGATCTCTTATCCAAACAATCTCCTCATACAGGAAATGAAGTGTGCAACCTGAAGAGAAGGCATAGGGTAAGAGCACTATATTAAGTTACCATCTAACTAACACAACACATTACTCGGTATATATCGTGTATGCCTCAGACTATTTTTGATCACACGAGATTAAACATCTTTTATCCTTCATGAGCTCACGGCTCAAAATAATGGTTATTGACCCTGTACCATGTAATATTCTCATGAttatatcaaaaacaaaaatgacttgATTACCCTAGTTGAGCCATAAAATGGAGGTGTGTTTCAAACAATCTGCCCAAGACACGCATGTCAATTAATTTAAACTTGACTGCTTTCCTAGACATGCTCCGTGAGACCGTATTAATCATGGTCCTAAGATAACATGCTAAAGTAGCGACATCAAGCATCCACTTCATGACATAGTTCTAGGTTCAAAGGGCATATGCAAGGTCATCCCTTTTGGTCCATTAGATCCAGTCACTCTCATAATTGGTTGTCTATGGCACATACAACATGAAATGTATGCTACGGTGGAGCTCCCACTTGATTGGGCTTGTTACATGCGAACACCGTACGAATCTTAGTTTAGTTGCCATAAAGGTGTCCTAACATGAGTTTCTTTGCACAATTGCTTGTCGAGTGTTTATCTAAGATCTAAAGTTTGGCTTTATTCAGGCTTTATGAAGTTGTGAAAAACTTCATGTGCGACTCTTATAAGTCTCATCTTAGCCATGCTAAGGCAGCATTCCAAGAATTTAGCTTGCCAAGATGATTACTTGATACCTTTTTAAGCACCAAAGGAATCATTTTCCTCATCCAACTCGCTATTCCAGTGCTAGGGTGATCATCCATGTGAGTGGATTGATCTTAGCATAGTGACACGTTAATAGTGTGCtttacatatggtatcaaatCACAAAGTGAAGTAAAATGAACAATTCCATTAATGCAGAAGATCCTAATAATTGCAAAAGTCCAATAAGGTATCCTCAAGACAACTCATATCATGTATTCTATGAAGTCCTAGACTTTTGACACGCGTCTGAAAAACATTTCTAGCATGGTAGCTTTGGTAGGAGGATTAGCATTTAGCAAAATTCTCCCACTACAAGCCACGTAACTTCACCATATTTTAGGATTATTTTACTAACATCATAAGAGACATAATCATGTAAAACATTCGGCCTAAAACATGTCATAGCATGGCCTATAATTCAAAATCCgatgtaaaaaaaaaggggggcaTATCATGCTTCCATGCTTATTAACCCATTCAAATGcattataaaaaatgaaattacatTCATAGGGGCGAAAACAAGCATTAGAGGGCGCTGATACCAATAATGTAAAATGAGGGTTAATTGATATACCCCACTCCAACTGGTTCTCCCACAGGTTGGATTCATTGCTTTTCTTATGGCCCATGTCCAATGCGCGACCTGAAGAACTAGAGTTCTTCGTCATCTAATAGGCGGCTACTGGAGTCTTGTTAGAATTTTCACACTTCTAGTTTTAGGGTTCTTGATGTAGTTTTTGAGTGTGTTCATGAAAGTATGTTCGGTTCCTTTTATAACCAATGTAGTGTCCCTCCACTAGAGCTTTAGGAAGAAAGGGAGAAGTTCTAGCAGAGAGATGTATTAACCTATGATAATCTTGTTCTATTCCAATTCAAATTAGTAGGAAGTTATCAAATAACCGCCTCACATACTCATTGATCTTGATTTAGATTCTAACTTTACCAACCCATGTTGGCGTTCATTAATTTCCAAGACATACATTTTAGAAGAATGCAATATTAAGGATAGCTATGGGATTCCTTTGCTTGTGACAAATCTTTCTTGATGGATCCTCTTCTTGACACCTCAACCTTTTATGTCTATGACCTGTGTGGCAGAAGGGTCTACCATGATCACTTTTTTTCCTGAGATAATGGTGTCACCCATCGAGAGTCAGGTCTCTTCTATATGTGTTGTGTTTAGATATTATAAAGCTCTCTCAATGCGTGCATCTGATACTAAGATTGGAGAATGGAAAGGGTTAGCGggaaaaaaactccaaaatttGCTGTAGATAACCCCTGGCATATTGGGTTGTTTAGCTTAATGAGTGGGGGTTCATGTGGATGTGGACATTGGGGCTTATTATGTGATTTTCTGGAAGCTTCTATTGTTTTATTCTTTATCAACATTATTGGGttttgatttataaatttattgcaACATTAAGTGCATTTGGACTTGGTTGTACATCAATGTAAgttctttttaatttgattcactGGCTATGATGTGATAAGAGGTTGGCTAGCAATGAGTGAGGATTGTTGTATAATTTGTCAGATTCTTAATTCATTATAGCTGGAACAACCTTATTCTGACCTAATCCGAGCAATGCTGAAAACCTTGGCTCAGATGAGGATTGTTGCAATTGGCTACCTCCACATCAACCTCCTTCCCCCCATAcctggaatatatatatatatatatatcaacctcACCCTGTCGCAACCTGCTGAAACCAAATCCTGTAATCTTGACACAATTTATAGTGTAACTGGTATGTAAACTTGTAATACCAAACATTAATGAGGTAACGATTGAGATTGTAAAATGTAAGGTAGGTTTTCATACACCTTTTGTTTTAGCTCTATAGATAGAGCAGCACCAGTAGGAGTTTGTTAATTTGTATTGTCTCTTGCATCAAACATGTTCTCTTGTCAATGTGTATGGCCTGCCTTTGGCACTGTTAGAAGTGAGCATCTAAAATGGCCCTAGCAATTGCCTTCACTATTCTTTTTTCAGTTTGAAGTATATGCCTAATTACAGTTCGAGACATATACAGAGCAACAATGAACTTTATAGTGGGCTGTATTACACTGTCTGGTAgtggcatttatttatttttaactactCTCTGAATATctattgttattgttgtttcAGTATGAGGAATGCATTAAAGATTGTGATAAGGCTGTTGAAAGGGGAAGAGAGCTTAGATCAGACTTTAAGATGATAGCAAAAGCTTTGACCAGAAAGGGAACTGCCCTGGTGAAAATGGCAAAATGCTCAAAGGACTATGAACCTGCTATTGAGTGTTTCCAGAAAGCTCTTACTGAGCATCGCAATCCAGACACATTGAAGAAACTAAATGATGCTGAAAAAGCAAGGAAGGAACTAGAGCAACAAGAGTACTTTGATCCTAACTTAGCTGATGTGGAGCGTGAGAAAGGTATTGCCTTCTATAACAATCTGcctattgttttgtttgtttcatgTATGATGTTGCGGTTTCTTTCTGTGGAGGTAATTTCTTTCCGATGAACAGTTTCTTCATATCTATGTTGTGTCTTCTTATCAACTCATTTCGATCCTATATACTTTGTGACTTGTAATATCATTTGACTTTAATTGCATCACTTGCTTTTGAATGGATAGCACCCTGTAGAACTTTTAAAAATGCTGTTCTTGCCTTCTTTTAAGTTTGGGGCTCATATGATTTGTGCATTCAACTGTGTCTAAGATAAATGGTTTTTTGGCTAGCATTGCTGTTTGTCATATCACTTGGTTGGTACCCATGGCATGTAGGTAATGAGTATTTCAAGGAGCAAAAGTATCCGGAGGCTGTGAAGCATTACACAGAATCCTTGAGAAGGAACCCCAAAGATGTAAAGGTAAAAAGCCTCCTAACAATACTTAATTACTAGTACGAAGTATTTTCTAAATGCCAGTCTCCCATAGCAAATGCCATCAATCACCTGTTGGAGCACTTTGTGCCTTGCAGGCTTATAGTAATAGAGCTGCATGCTACACAAAACTTGGGGCGTTGCCTGAGGGATTGAAGGATGCAGAGAAGTGCATTGAACTCGATCCAACCTTTTCCAAGGGTTATAATAGAAAAGGTGCCGTCCAGTTTTTCATGAAAGAATACGACAAAGCTTTGGAAACATATCGGGAGGGGCTGAAGCATGATCCTAACAACCTGGAATTGCTTGATGGTGTGAAGAGGTATGGTACATGAGTACATCTATGTAACTTGTCTCTCAATTGACTGTTTGTGAGCCTATCCACACATGCATGATAGTAGAAGGCCTTGTTTAACTGCCATTTCAAAACCCATTGCAGGTGCATCGGACAAATTAACAAGGCTAGTCGTGGGGATTTGACCCCCGAGGAATTGAAGGAGAGACAGGTCTGTGATTTATTCAAACTTGTGTTAAAGACTGACTGATTTTATGAAACCATGTTGGGCTGTGTTCTTAAGTAACCTTCCCCATCTTGCAGGCCAAAGGAATGCAGGACCCTGAAATTCAGAACATCCTCCAAGACCCTGTGATGAGACAGGTAATGCTggttttcaaatttctttttccataagAGTGAAATTGGATATTTTAGTGTCTTCTGAGCTATGTGGATAGATAGACTGACTAAAGAGGGTTTGGGTGATGGATGcaggttttggttgatttccaGGAAAATCCCAGGGCCGCTCAGGAACATACAAAGAACCCAATGGTGATGAACAAGATCCAGAAGCTGGTTAGTGCCGGAATTGTCCAGATCAGATGAATCTGAGGGGGAAGATGTGGCATGGACAAAAAAACTTTTGCATCATTCAAAATGTACTTTTGTGTGAATTGAGTAAACTAGTTGTCTAgttcacaacaacaaaaaaaaaaaaaaaaaaaaagacttttggttggaaaattttgagatgtttctagctttcaatttgtttagtGGAGGCCTTTATTGTGTATTGAGCTACACCCCTCTCTCACACGCTCGCGGGGGCGCCTGCGCAACACATGTTCTACAAGGCGTGTAATTTTAGACGCCTGGATTTAGTCTTTGGTTCAACTCGATGAAAGGCCgtacttttttgttttagaaggTGCTGTCCTGTCAATTCACTGAAAATTGAAACATTATGAAGCCAGATTCTTCCCACGTTTATGTTGTTCAGACTGGAAAGGTGTGATTGGTGTTTAAGCTGCCGCAAACTAGGCTTTGTATGTTAAACCATAGTCTCTCGATCATTTTtattctgttattttattttattttattttttatttttttaaaataaaaacaataacaaattactaaaatcacaaaatatttaaaattatttttacctttttgtcCCATTAGAAcacttcaaaaccaaaaaaaaaaaaaaaaacctatatcCTTTAAAAAAACAGTAACAGGGGTTCTGAGGTGCAACATCTTCGACCCTAGGGATTTTGAGGTTCATCACGTATGAGCTGTTGCCTGCTGTGCCTTATTCTCGGAGgtaaatgaagcttttgttaCAAGACGCTTTttacttcaaaattttatttttcaaatgtaattttaaacatgttttaaagCTTTTACTAAatacttcaaaattttatttttcaagcataattttaaacatgtttttaagcttttactaagtgttttggttatttttaagctttttgacttttaaaagccttttaaattttttttatcaaatgattttttttttttaaaaaaaaattagttttttaggTACTAAAGACACTTTGGAGATTTATAAATGTAATTTCAAACTGGCCCTTACTGAAAGGAAAcagatcttctccatttcatttgaaattgagaatattcagttaacGGCTTAGATTGTTTTAAAAGAATCCAGGTTAAAATGTTGCCAcgtcatttagaaaaataagatGAGCTTTAACTCTGTCATCCGAAGAAAACGTTAAACTTTAACATCAAAGCTTCTCTTCCATCCAAACCCAAGTTCCCCTTTTCCTTCCCCACTTTCTCAACCATCGTACCTGGCTTCTCCGGCTCCGGCAGATCCTTCTCTGTGGTACATTTTTGCATCACCATCTCCTCCGTGCTGGCTTTTGGTGTTCCTCGGCCATGAACAAAGAATAAGGAAGAAGACTCTGTGTTTGTGTGTTATTgcttgagagaaaaagagagagatctagACAAACAAGTAGAATATTTACTCACATGGA
This genomic interval from Corylus avellana chromosome ca3, CavTom2PMs-1.0 contains the following:
- the LOC132174884 gene encoding hsp70-Hsp90 organizing protein 3-like; amino-acid sequence: MAEEAKAKGNAAFSAGDFSNAVRHFTEAIALAPTNHVLYSNRSAAYASLQQYSEALADAEKTVELKPDWSKGYSRLGAAHVGLGHYHDAIDSYKKGLEYDPNNQGLKSGLTDAQAAASRSRAAPPAGNPFGDAFSGPEMWAKLTADSSTRAYLQQPDFVKMMQEIQKNPSNLNLYLKDQRVMQSLGVLLNVKFRTPTSEDMDIPESSSPPPAAAERKRPAEAEPVKEPEPETMELTDEEKEAKERKAQAQLEKEQGNAAYKKKDFDAAIAHYTKAMELDDEDISYILNRAATHLEMGQYEECIKDCDKAVERGRELRSDFKMIAKALTRKGTALVKMAKCSKDYEPAIECFQKALTEHRNPDTLKKLNDAEKARKELEQQEYFDPNLADVEREKGNEYFKEQKYPEAVKHYTESLRRNPKDVKAYSNRAACYTKLGALPEGLKDAEKCIELDPTFSKGYNRKGAVQFFMKEYDKALETYREGLKHDPNNLELLDGVKRCIGQINKASRGDLTPEELKERQAKGMQDPEIQNILQDPVMRQVLVDFQENPRAAQEHTKNPMVMNKIQKLVSAGIVQIR